From the genome of Candidatus Roizmanbacteria bacterium, one region includes:
- a CDS encoding isoleucine--tRNA ligase, whose product MSSFKDVTSIPTFPKLEEETLNYWKKNKIFEKSVESRPANKPWTFLDGPPFVTGNPHYGSLLSSIVKDPYCRYWTMKGYRVRRVWGWDGHGLPIENKVENKLKIKNKREIEEKVGIDTFIEECKKYVAETSAEWEWYVDRVGRWVDFKNAYRTWDINYMESVMWVFKQMYEKGKIYKGLRVSLYCPHCSTPISNFEVAMDADNYKDVTEHGTTYKYRVEGEKNTFFLAWSTTPWNKIVTPALAVNPTLEYVTIEVADERYILAKSTLDTVIDKKYEIRDTVYGRDLIGKKFIPHYDYYKQDDGKRYFEIVGDEFVTADEGTGIVTIAVYGEEDLKVMQRENIPLVQHVDDEGHIYKDVPLFGGMFYKAANKAVNEDLSKRNLIFKDEPYTHSAAHCWRCATQLFYNPMNAWYVDVQSMKKKMRDTNEKINWFPSHFKHGRFLKSMENAPDWNISRNRYWGSPVPVWECECGERFVPGSIKELEDASGIEVKDLHKPFIDGVTVNCKKCLKKAKRTPEVLDSWIEAGSASFAERHFPFDSTHKLEDFFPPDFITEYTGQIRAWFYVLHVIGAVIYDAPAFKNVVVTGVILGTDGRKMSKNFKNYPDPKEMLEKYGGDALRLYLAGSSVMKAEDLLISEGAYRDQIRGILLILWNTYKFFIMNAKQAEKTSEDFKVVTSKNVLDKWVLALLQDCVEQVTMSMESYDSVTTIQLYYSFIQDVSTWYIRRSRDRSSDVEFLSTLYHVLLTLTKLMAPIAPFVTEEMYRNLTGGESVHLENWPQVDNKFIDKDLLAQMKSLRIFVELGHAQRKEKNFAVKQPLAGLKVFVTDSTVKIKSDLDNLIMDELNVKKVEFIKGEAERVEFDFELNDDLRQEGEMRVIIRKIQAERKNLGTDRSELVEVTLPSWPKNWEDEIKKKALVDTLTEGEFKVTRVTTV is encoded by the coding sequence ATGAGTAGCTTCAAAGACGTCACTTCTATTCCAACCTTTCCAAAACTTGAGGAAGAAACCCTAAACTATTGGAAAAAAAATAAAATATTTGAGAAATCTGTTGAGTCACGTCCTGCGAATAAACCTTGGACATTTCTAGACGGACCTCCTTTTGTTACCGGAAACCCACATTATGGATCTTTGCTCTCTAGTATCGTGAAGGATCCTTACTGTCGTTACTGGACGATGAAGGGTTATCGCGTACGGCGTGTATGGGGATGGGACGGACATGGACTTCCAATCGAAAATAAGGTAGAGAATAAACTAAAAATAAAGAATAAACGAGAAATTGAGGAGAAAGTCGGAATAGATACATTTATCGAAGAGTGTAAAAAATATGTTGCAGAAACATCAGCAGAATGGGAGTGGTATGTAGATCGTGTTGGTCGTTGGGTAGACTTTAAAAATGCATATCGAACATGGGATATTAACTACATGGAGTCGGTGATGTGGGTATTTAAGCAGATGTATGAAAAGGGAAAAATCTATAAGGGTCTACGCGTTTCTCTATACTGCCCTCACTGCTCAACACCAATCTCAAACTTTGAGGTTGCCATGGACGCCGACAACTATAAAGATGTTACCGAACATGGCACAACCTACAAATATCGTGTTGAAGGAGAGAAGAATACCTTTTTCCTCGCATGGTCGACAACTCCATGGAATAAAATTGTCACTCCCGCACTCGCAGTTAACCCAACCTTAGAATACGTCACCATAGAAGTTGCGGATGAAAGATACATCCTCGCCAAGTCTACGCTCGACACAGTAATCGATAAGAAATACGAAATACGGGATACGGTTTACGGGAGGGACCTCATTGGTAAAAAATTTATTCCGCACTACGATTATTACAAACAAGATGACGGAAAGCGTTATTTTGAGATCGTTGGCGATGAGTTTGTCACGGCAGATGAAGGAACTGGAATTGTGACAATAGCAGTATACGGAGAAGAGGATCTGAAGGTGATGCAACGGGAAAATATCCCACTAGTGCAACACGTAGACGACGAAGGCCACATCTACAAGGATGTGCCATTATTCGGAGGGATGTTTTATAAAGCGGCAAATAAAGCAGTGAATGAGGATCTGTCTAAACGAAATCTCATCTTTAAAGATGAGCCTTATACTCACTCAGCGGCGCATTGCTGGCGCTGTGCAACTCAACTTTTTTATAATCCAATGAATGCATGGTATGTGGATGTGCAGTCGATGAAGAAAAAAATGAGGGATACTAACGAAAAGATTAACTGGTTTCCTTCACACTTTAAACATGGAAGATTCCTCAAGAGCATGGAAAATGCTCCCGACTGGAATATCTCCCGAAATCGCTACTGGGGGAGTCCGGTACCAGTATGGGAATGCGAATGTGGTGAACGCTTTGTCCCAGGGTCCATAAAAGAACTTGAGGATGCGAGCGGCATAGAGGTTAAGGATTTACACAAACCATTCATAGATGGGGTGACTGTGAACTGTAAAAAATGCCTAAAGAAGGCGAAAAGAACTCCTGAGGTTTTGGATAGCTGGATAGAGGCTGGATCAGCGTCTTTTGCAGAGAGGCATTTTCCTTTTGACTCGACGCATAAACTTGAAGATTTTTTCCCTCCAGATTTTATAACAGAGTACACCGGCCAGATTCGCGCATGGTTTTATGTCCTTCATGTCATTGGCGCTGTAATTTACGATGCTCCAGCATTTAAAAATGTTGTAGTTACAGGAGTGATACTTGGAACGGATGGAAGAAAGATGAGTAAGAATTTTAAGAATTATCCTGATCCAAAAGAAATGTTGGAGAAGTACGGGGGAGACGCACTCAGACTTTATTTGGCAGGTAGTTCTGTTATGAAGGCCGAAGACCTTCTAATCTCGGAAGGGGCTTACAGAGACCAGATCAGAGGAATACTTCTGATTCTATGGAATACCTACAAGTTTTTTATAATGAACGCGAAACAAGCAGAAAAAACTTCAGAAGATTTTAAGGTGGTTACTTCCAAAAATGTTCTAGATAAATGGGTACTAGCGCTCTTGCAGGACTGCGTAGAACAGGTGACAATGTCGATGGAGTCGTATGATTCGGTTACGACTATTCAACTTTATTACTCATTCATTCAGGATGTTTCAACATGGTATATTCGAAGAAGCCGAGATCGTTCATCCGATGTAGAGTTTCTATCTACGCTTTACCATGTGCTATTAACTCTGACAAAACTAATGGCGCCGATAGCTCCATTTGTCACTGAAGAAATGTATAGAAATCTCACTGGTGGAGAGTCTGTACATCTCGAAAACTGGCCTCAGGTAGACAATAAATTTATCGACAAAGACCTCTTGGCCCAGATGAAAAGTTTGAGAATTTTCGTCGAGTTGGGTCATGCTCAGAGAAAGGAGAAAAATTTTGCTGTGAAACAACCATTAGCAGGTCTTAAGGTTTTTGTTACCGATAGTACAGTTAAAATTAAGTCCGATTTAGACAATCTGATTATGGATGAGTTGAACGTAAAGAAAGTCGAGTTTATTAAAGGCGAAGCAGAGCGTGTTGAATTTGATTTCGAACTTAATGATGATCTAAGGCAAGAAGGGGAGATGAGGGTTATTATTCGAAAGATTCAGGCGGAACGAAAGAATCTAGGGACCGACAGATCTGAGCTCGTTGAGGTGACGCTTCCAAGTTGGCCAAAGAACTGGGAGGATGAAATAAAGAAGAAAGCACTTGTTGATACGCTTACCGAAGGTGAATTTAAGGTTACCAGAGTTACAACAGTTTAA
- the ftsZ gene encoding cell division protein FtsZ, with the protein MLIKPKSGQPAKIKVIGVGGGGGNAITSMMDDGGIPGVEFMVVNTDAQALLHNKAPIKIQIGDAVTRGLGSGGNPETGRLAAEESREKLREELTGADMVFITCGEGGGTGTGAAPIIAEVAKETGALTIAVVTKPFDFEGAKRRHAADDGILALRDKVDTLIIVPNQRILQVVDKKTSIVDAFKRIDSVLHQGVKGIAELITVAGLINVDFADVRTVMSNAGTALMGMGIGSGEKRAMAAIKQAISSPLLDVSIEGAKGILFNIVGGPDLTMTEVDEAASIIAKTVDPNADIIFGAVIDEKMMDQIKITLIATKFDEGKLNIFNFKPTLKEETTSVKREEDPLLVNTNDSPLKKELDHQLDDMPEDEFTDENEGFDIPAFLRKK; encoded by the coding sequence ATGTTAATCAAACCCAAATCAGGACAACCAGCAAAAATTAAGGTAATCGGTGTAGGTGGTGGTGGCGGTAACGCAATTACCTCAATGATGGACGATGGAGGAATTCCAGGAGTTGAGTTCATGGTGGTGAACACGGATGCGCAGGCACTTCTTCATAATAAAGCGCCAATTAAGATACAGATTGGTGACGCAGTAACAAGAGGACTTGGTTCTGGTGGAAATCCGGAGACCGGTAGATTGGCTGCAGAGGAATCCAGAGAAAAACTTCGTGAAGAACTTACTGGCGCAGACATGGTCTTTATTACCTGTGGAGAAGGTGGAGGGACCGGAACGGGAGCCGCTCCGATAATTGCTGAGGTTGCAAAAGAAACTGGAGCACTTACTATCGCAGTAGTTACTAAGCCTTTCGATTTTGAGGGAGCTAAACGCCGGCATGCAGCAGACGATGGGATTCTTGCTCTTCGCGATAAGGTTGATACTCTCATCATTGTTCCTAATCAAAGAATTCTTCAGGTAGTAGATAAAAAAACCTCTATCGTAGATGCATTTAAAAGAATCGACTCAGTTCTTCACCAAGGAGTGAAGGGTATTGCAGAGTTAATTACCGTTGCTGGTCTTATTAACGTAGACTTTGCAGACGTGAGAACTGTGATGAGTAACGCTGGTACAGCCTTGATGGGAATGGGTATTGGTAGCGGTGAGAAACGAGCAATGGCAGCTATAAAGCAAGCGATCTCATCTCCTCTTCTTGATGTGTCAATCGAAGGCGCAAAGGGAATTCTATTTAACATTGTAGGAGGCCCAGATTTGACCATGACCGAGGTCGATGAAGCAGCTTCAATCATTGCGAAGACAGTTGATCCGAATGCAGACATTATCTTTGGAGCCGTGATCGATGAGAAAATGATGGACCAGATAAAGATCACCCTTATAGCAACCAAGTTTGATGAGGGTAAATTAAACATCTTCAACTTTAAGCCAACGCTGAAGGAGGAGACAACGTCGGTGAAGAGAGAGGAAGATCCTTTGTTAGTAAACACAAATGACTCACCGCTTAAGAAGGAGCTCGATCATCAACTCGATGATATGCCGGAAGATGAGTTCACCGATGAAAACGAAGGCTTCGATATCCCTGCATTTCTGAGAAAGAAATAA
- the ftsA gene encoding cell division protein FtsA has product MPDQFICGIDIGSSKISTLVAVNSPEEKEPRIIGFHTAPSRGVKKGLVVDIDQVTAAVDQSVEKAERMAGQKITRAFSSVGGPHITSLNSHGVVAVSNPQGEISQEDVDRVAEAARAISLSTTRQIIDVSPREYIVDGQSGIKNPVGMSGIRLEVDSHIITASLTNLKNIDRCFSDLGIENCGFVFAGYASAEAVLTDTEKELGVVLVDIGGGKIDICLYSDGAISYSSSIPIGARHITNDIAVGLRVSLESAERIKLFLTKEFQDYGKREVPIQNAKKKHDVIDFSALHLPEVVNDVTPKLLLDSIIGARVEEIYKLISTEIEKSGFSSNVPSGLVITGGGAHTIGMIEVGRKVVGLPIRIGYPTGVSGLVDEVLDPQYATNVGLILSGGKNIIDHESSMVKFNKIFKDLSIGSSVSKLKDLMKQFIP; this is encoded by the coding sequence ATGCCTGACCAATTTATTTGCGGAATCGACATTGGAAGTTCTAAAATTTCTACTCTAGTTGCTGTAAACTCTCCTGAAGAAAAAGAACCACGAATTATAGGTTTTCATACGGCGCCGTCTCGAGGAGTAAAGAAAGGATTAGTTGTTGACATAGATCAGGTTACCGCTGCGGTTGATCAAAGTGTTGAGAAGGCAGAGAGGATGGCTGGTCAAAAGATAACCAGAGCATTTTCGTCTGTTGGAGGACCCCATATTACATCCCTAAACTCGCATGGAGTAGTTGCAGTTTCAAATCCACAAGGTGAAATTAGCCAAGAAGATGTAGATCGTGTAGCAGAAGCAGCTCGCGCAATTTCTCTCTCAACGACAAGACAAATAATTGATGTTTCTCCCCGAGAGTATATTGTTGATGGCCAGTCAGGTATCAAAAACCCCGTTGGGATGAGTGGCATTCGTCTCGAGGTAGATTCTCACATAATTACAGCCTCATTAACAAACCTTAAAAATATTGATCGCTGCTTCTCGGACTTAGGAATTGAGAACTGTGGCTTTGTATTTGCTGGATACGCTTCAGCAGAAGCGGTGCTAACAGATACCGAAAAAGAGCTTGGAGTAGTTCTTGTAGATATCGGTGGAGGCAAAATAGATATCTGTCTTTATAGCGACGGAGCTATCTCTTATTCGTCGTCGATTCCAATAGGCGCAAGACATATAACAAATGACATTGCTGTTGGTTTGCGAGTTTCCTTAGAATCAGCAGAAAGAATAAAACTATTTTTAACAAAAGAATTTCAGGACTATGGAAAACGCGAGGTTCCTATTCAGAATGCAAAGAAAAAACACGATGTCATCGACTTTTCTGCTCTACATCTACCAGAGGTTGTGAATGATGTAACTCCAAAGTTGCTTCTTGACAGCATAATCGGTGCACGTGTTGAGGAAATATATAAACTCATTTCAACGGAAATTGAAAAAAGTGGATTTAGCTCAAATGTTCCGTCGGGACTTGTTATTACCGGAGGTGGAGCACATACTATCGGAATGATTGAGGTGGGACGTAAGGTGGTTGGTTTGCCAATTAGAATAGGGTATCCAACTGGTGTCTCCGGTCTAGTTGATGAGGTTCTAGATCCACAGTATGCTACGAACGTCGGGTTGATTTTATCTGGCGGAAAAAATATAATTGACCACGAATCCAGCATGGTGAAGTTTAATAAAATTTTTAAGGATCTTTCGATAGGCAGTTCAGTCTCAAAATTGAAGGACCTAATGAAACAGTTCATACCGTAA